In Malus sylvestris chromosome 2, drMalSylv7.2, whole genome shotgun sequence, the genomic stretch CCACAGCCACACCCACCCGCACCCGAGTCAAAAATTCCAACAATCCTCTCCCTCCAGCCCGTCAACAAATTATGGATTCCGAGGATGTATCTTGAAAACTCAGATGCACATGATTAAAGTTAGTAGATATTAAGGACGTGTACTTAACAGAACAACACGAAGAACGTATGAGTacattacaaactaaatgaccATGTCAGCTAGATACTTCTTAAAGAACACCTCCAATCTACCAGTATGATTActcagtttttggtttttaaattaATACCCTAAACCTTACATTCAAACTCATTTCGAATGCAAACGAAAAGTAAATGATAAGTCCCGAGCCTTTCTTTCTAGCCTCAACTCAACTCAAGTTCCCAACCTTCaccttccaatacaaagaaacTAACGCATCAATCTGCATTTTCGCAAACATATAATTCAACTAACCAAGTTCTGTGTCCACTCAAATGCACATATTTGAGCTCAATCAAACTTAAATTTGAAACAAATAGTGATGAAAGATCAAACATTTATACCTAGCTTAGGATCCAAACCAATCTCCTCTTTCGCCTCCCTTGTCGCCGTGTCCCCATCGTCCTTGTCCCCCTCCTCTGTTTTCCCACCCGGCAAAGAAACTTCACCTGCAGAAACACaaaaccaaaaatcacaaaaccaaTCTTTCCCATTTCCATTTTATCAATTTCCTCAATTTTTCCCATTTCCAGAAAAATGAGCAAGAAGCTTAAGCaggaaaaaaatcataatttcaacaaccaaaacccaatacacatttaatcataaaaaaaggtcgtacccaatACCCATTTAATCATACACGAACGAAAAATCTAAACACAGAGTCACAGATTAACAAactgaaaacccaaaaaaaataaaggaaactaACCTTACTTAAGAACAATACATAGAACACAGAGATGCATCCGTAAAATGAGAGAAAACGAAACAAATAAAGGAACCCCCAAAACCAAATAAAGGAACCCTCAAAACCTGACCTAACAGTGCAACAAAATCTGGAAATAATTCACAGCAAAAAGGCAGAAATGATGACAATCTATGCTAACAGTAAAGAATCGaattaaaaattgaacttaGCTTTCGAAATCCAGCCACTCATCCGACATGCAAAAGGGAACGGATGATCGAGAGTGAATCATGGACTGAGGGACCTTACTCGACCCATCATTGGAGCTACATTTGTAGCTTTTGGGAGAATAAAATTGAATGTGAAAGCTGCTTTTGATGTGGCCATTAAGGTGGTGCTTCAGCCATCGaagcaaaaaaagaaagaggcaGAAAAATGTGAGTATtccatgaagaaaaaaaaaagggttaaaaAATCAGTAAAAAGAAAAGGCATAAAAATGCAGGGTATTCCATGAAGAAAAATTCAACAATTAAATAATATAGTTGTAAACCTTAGACTCCAATCAGGTCAAGTGTGAAATTTCAAACACAGAGATTTACTTCATGTTTAAAAACTGCTAAATACATTGCTAACTGTTAAGAGCATGAACTACAAATCTGTAAAGTAAAAAGCCTTACAGATAAGTTGAAACGATCAACTGTCAACTTATTATTGTTGCTGGTTTTGAGGTAGCGTTCGTATTCTAACATGGTATTAAAAGAGATTATAAGTGTGTGCGCTCTTAAATCAGCCAACACCATGTATTAATCAAATAATTTATATCTAAAGATTGAGACATACAACATGAAACCTGCAATTAGATCCCAATCACAAaatgcaataaaaaaattccTAATCTAACCATCCATATACTAACAACCTATTCGAGCAGCTATTAGCACAATTTACCTCCTTCTCTATTCTTCCCCACCCCCTCtttaaccaaataaaaaatcatttgtcTCACTAAATAAAAacctcaaatttgttttttcaaagcTGCAACAACATCACTAAAAACACCatgtaataaaaatttaaaaaaaccaATCCAATTTAAGTCGAGAAGCAAATGACCAAActttcttaatttcttcttaaGCTATAACAATACACCACATCCACAaacacaaaaaaccaaaaattggttcaatttaaatttctttttctaCCAGAAATAAAAAATCCTGTGATTTATAGCCATGTCATCAACAGTACCACCACATCTTAAATAAATGAATGACAATATACTGACTGATGCTTAACTAAGAAACCCAAGCTTGAACACAAACCAAGACATAAGATACTCACCAAACTTTTTAAATGGCTCAATTGTTTGCTTGACATGACAACTTTTTCCTGCAATTCGTAAATAAGATCATTAGATGtagtaaataaaaattataaaagcaAAATTCTCACCTCAGGTATGCAACAGAGGTTAAATttctaatgtaaaaaaaataaaactcttgCATCTAGCGAACCTAGTTAGTCCTCAACACGAAACAAATAGATTTTAAGCAGTTAAATgcacatccaactacaaagaaACCAATTCAAGGCTTAAACCTAGCTTATGACTACACTGAAATGACAAAGAAAATCCATATTAACAAACTGATAGAAACTTGTTTCTCCCTACTAATAATATAGAAAATCTTACTAATGGCCAGGCCGAAacgaatatgaaaaaaaaaatcacctgaACAGAGCCTAATCCAAATACATATTTCTTCATCGAACTCAACCTTTCAACAAAAAGCTAATAAAGGAAAACCAGAGTCATGTTAATTTCCTCATTGTAATTGCGACCAAGCATaatattcttttcattaaaTTTAAGTAACAATATGTCAAATTCATAGATTTCACCTCAAGGGCAATGTTACTTGAGTACAAAGAGCTTCGAAGCCTGCaaataaaagccccaaaatctgaagaaaaaaaaaagactccaCAAAAGCAAGGATTTTAACACGCCACAATATTTACCTACTACTATGCACAGTTTTTAAAAAATgagtataagactaacctttaCAGAGCACCTATGAATCACTTCCAAAATGAGCACAAAATGTGAAACAGCACCTATCCAAAGTTAAAAATCGAAACTAATTAAATCACAATTAGGCAAGAACAACAAAATGCgacaaacaaaatgaaaacacCAAAATGCCTAATTTCCCCCAATCGTCATGTTCAACCACATTCCATCTAATTTTCGGTCCATACGTGCATACCAATAATTTATTAGCTTACTAAAATGTgacaatttttaacaaaaagttgTACGACATTTAGTTAAAGTGGCCATTTATAAAAGTTTTCGTCTAAAGTTTAGTCATTGGGAAATTATAGGTAATGGGCTACATGTTCAAAGGTGAAAACTGGCAGAATAGCCTAAAAAGATAAGTTGAAACAGTATATTAGCAGTTTTGAGAACAATAATAAGGGCAACACAAACCTTGATTGACATCAAACAACAACCCCCTATTTTGAGGAAACATTTTGCATTCAAACCTAAAATCCTTGCCTGCAAAGAAGGATTAAATAGCAAAGCAGACTTTCGggggaaataaaaaaaacagacTATTTAtaatacaataaaaataaagtaaTTCATCCTCCCCACCATCTCTGTGAGCTTTAACAGAACAGAGGAATCAAATTAAGcaatatataaatttaagttgacATTCCAGTGTTCTACCTCTAACCTTGGTAGCATGCATGCACTGTAAGTTATAAAGTGAACTAAGCCAAGATCTTCTAACTTCATGATTTTCACATATGCATTAGATGgagaaatacaataaataatcaaatatgTAAGACTCTGatattcaaaaccaaaaccaacccAATTACACTTTTAGTTCACTAACCCCATTGAAtaaaatccaattcaataaaataacagaaaattaaacaacccaaaaatcaaaacaaccCCACTTGTAGTTTTAGCTCACTAATCCGTTGGATAAATAGATGCCAAATTCAATCACAAAACATACAATTAACAACAACCCAGAAGAGCCATCCGAAAACCCAaccaattaaccaaaaaataccACTTGTTCTTTTAGCTTAGTAACCAACCTCTACTTGTTTTTTAGTCGTTTATCTTCCTTGTACCTCATAcatgaatttaaaaaattgcaATAAAGCAGCACATGCAACATGGAATCTGCAAATCGAACGGTAAAGCAGCAGCCTTCAAACCCTTTTCAGTTCAACAAATATCACAGCAACAAAAAAACCTCTATAAGGCAATTAATAGctaaaacatacaaaaacagcAGAAAAATCACCAAACCCAATTTTCAATCACTTTAAAGTAGATCGAGAGAGAGATCTTTTCTTCTCAGTGGTTTTCAACCTCTGGGATTGTTGAATTcctgaaaagaaaaggaaaaaaaaaaccatgaacagaaaatttagaaaaaataaaataaaaattcgaagaaatcgaaaaaatttatattgaaggaaaaaaaagaatcaaTCTTTGATGCTCACGGTTTGGTCAGTGTGATTTCTTCACGTTTATCATCCAATCTGAGGCCAGTAGGTTCCTTCTTACCTGATGACAAATCAGAGGGAGAGCTTTTGGGAATAAGGATCGGAGAGGATTCGATGTTGCAGTCTGGGTGTCGCTGGCTTCCACGATCATCAACCGCACACGCACAAACCTTACCAATCTAAATACCATTTCAGAACTGTCGATCCTCTTCGAATAGATCAATCGATTCCAGAGACAGAGAAATGAGGAGTAAGACGACGGAGGCGAGACCGTCTGTGTCGTTCTTGCGGGGTCTGCGAGTCCCGAAGGCCCCCCATGCTTTTCTCTGACTGTCCCCCCTCTCCCACTCTCATGAAATCGAGGATCTGCAGCAAAGGTGCTGAGATCCCCACTccttcctctccctctctctctctcgctccgtCTGTCTCTATCCATCTCTCAGAGGAAGCATGGCCTGCCATACCCGAAACCCGCACTGAATGACAGCAAAACCTAAACCCACCCCAATCCGTCTCAAATGcacaggacaaaattaccctcctaaCTTTTAATAACTACGTTCCAACCCAGCCCCATATCCCatggttttgttgtaaataaagcaaaatcgagGGGGGAGGAATTGACCTCAAAAGACAAAATCACCCTCTGAATTTTTGagaattaccccccaacccaGCCACATTCGGCTGGCattgttgtaaataaagcaaaatcaaaacaaaggtgaATAGCGCTGCCCTCCCCCCTACTTTAGAATAAGTAATTGAAGttgttttgatattaatttgatCATGTGTTGGTTAGTTTATATGTAGACACACTTTCGTTTCATTAACTGATAtgaaaatattgtttaatgcaTAATTTATACATTAATTTGACCCCAGCGTATTTATCTTAAACTATCACATTATCTATAAATattgttaaaaaataatgtaaatattgtttaatgcttattttacgataaaagaaatttatttaaatccatCTAGACTACAACCTAAATCTCGCCTAGAACCCATTGGCCATTGCGTGGCTTCCTATACGAAGTTGTATTGAATATTGAAGCAAAACGGAAAATAAGGAGCCAAGAACCCATCTTCCTCGATCAAACAACCAATCCCAAATTCCCAATTGCAAAATTTGAAACTGGTCATCTAATAACATGGTAGCACTCTACAAATTGAAGGCATTGCGGCTCCTCAGATTGGGTTATACGCACTCCTTTCCAATATAGTTGCTTCCAATATTATACGATTTGTTGTTGGAGATGTAAAACCCTCACATTTTCCGATAAGGATTGTCAGCCCTCCACTCCCGGTGCACTCTCTGTGTCCTCCTGTgtgtgtggtcacgattaaaccacgtcaacattttatattactatttatttttgtcttattatatctattaaaaaaataatataaaatattgacgtgatttaaaTGTGATCACATAAACCAAAACAGAAGGTACGAGAATGACATCGGAAGTGGAGGGTGGACAATCTTTGTCCCACGTTTTCCTCTTACAATGTACTATTTTTATACTAATACTCAACTCTAACGGTGACCACATCTAGCATCCCAACAGGTCGTTCCCAAACTTGCTCGAAATGCATCCGTAGAAAAACCTTTTGCCAAAGCTTGAGTTTTTCACTTCTTTTGGAGTTTCAAAGGGGGATCTTGCAAAAACTGAAGCTTTTGGCTACGAGCTTGGAGAAACGGATTGCACCCACTTATGATTTCCTTAGGAGTCTGCTTTCTCAGAAAAATGCTGTTTCCGTTTTAAGGCGCGGCTCCTGGATTTTCGCTGAAGGACACTCCAAGAAGGTGGCACCAAATATTGAGGTTTTGAAAGAATCAGGTATACCCCAATCCTGCATTTCTCATTTGCTTGCTTATCACGCCAAGGTTTTTATGCGAAAGCCTAAAGAGCTTGGTGGACTTGTGGATGAGGTTAAGCAAATGGGTTTTAATCTGCAAAAATCAAATTCGGTACTCGCAATATACGCATTGTGTGGTAACAATAGGTCTATATGGAATCGAAGTCGCCAACTTTATAAGAGGTGGGGTTGGTCTAAGGATGATGTTCTCTCTGCTTTCAGGCGGCACCCGCGCTGTATGACTATGTCGGAGAAGAAACTAATACTAGCAATGGATTTTTTAGTGAACGAGATGGGGTGGTCTTAAAAAATGATTGCAAAACGGCCACTGGTCCTCCGTTACAGTTTGGAGAAGAGGTTGGTTCCAAGGTGTTCGGTTGCTAAAGTTTTGTTGTTGAAAGGATTGATAAAGGGGATTGAAAATATGAGTTTGAGTTCCTTGTTGGAGCCCGTGGAAAAGTGTTTCTTGGTGAGGTTTGTAGCCAGATATATAAATGAAGTACCTCAGTTATTGAGTGTGTATCAAGGAAAAGTTGGAATCCAGGATGTATGATGTTCGTTGGTCAAAAGAGGTTAGATATTCGTTATAATTTGAGCCGCCTTGGTGTTGTATCGTAGATGCAGTGCTGTTCATTTCATTGGTAGCAGCTAACTTTTGGCTCAACAATGTAAGTTTCTGTCCTTAACTAGTGTTTTATATTTCACTTGGAAATGAATTCAAATGTTAATTATTTGCTTGTCTTAATGTTCCACTATCTAGCTACTTTAGTTATATATCTACTTTCTTATTTGAAATTAACTTGAGATTTGACCTGCTCCTCTCTGTGATCGTCGTGCTTTCAACTTAAGGTTGATTATTCTTGACTTTGTTCGTGTGGGAACTGCCTTCGGTAGACTCTACACTTATGCTTCTTCTGTTGGGGTTTTATTTAATCCATTGTATGCATTGTGTTGAACTAATTGGTCCATATGAGATTGAAGCCGCCAAGTTTAAAGACGTGGGGTTGGTCTGACGATGATGTTCTCTCTGCTTTCAAGCGGTACCACACAGTATGCTTGTGTCCGAGAGGAAACAAATGCTAGCAATGGAGTTTTAAGTGAACCAGATTGGATGTCCGTCAACAACTATTGCCAAGTACCCAAAGGTCCTCGGTTTCAGTTTTGAGAAGAGTTTGGTTCCAAAGTGTTCtgttgttttggttttgttatTGAAAGGATTGATGAATGAGATTGAAAATGTAGAGCACGTCTTGGCGAGGTTTGTATCGGGATATGTAGGTGATGTACCCCAAATATATAGTGTATATATAAAGGAAAAGTTGAAGTTGAGGATGTAAAATGTTGGTAGTATAACAATTTTGTCCCCCTTGATGTAGATGCAGCACCGCTTTTGGCTCACTATCTTTCAAATTATAAGATGATTAGCATCCGCAGATCTTTATCACACTGGAAGCCACCTTTTCATTGTCCTACTCGTACAAACACACGTCGGtcgtattttaaactttgtacCTTACTGCTCCAGTGCAGACTTCAGTGCTTCTTGGCGAGCTTTCGtcttattttgtttaagttcaTCCAATTTTCGTTCATTCCGCAAATACTAAAGCCTAAAGATCTTGGTCAACTTGTGGATGAGGTTAAGCAAATGGGTTTTAACCTGCAAAAATCAACTTCTGTGATGGCAATAAACGCATAGTGTGCTGCCACTAGGTCTACATGGAATCGAAGTCACGAAGTTTATAAGAGGTGGGGTTGGTCTGAGGATGATGTTCTCTCTGCTTTCAAGCGATACCCCCATTGTATGATGGTGTCCGAGAAGAAACTAATTCTCACAATGGAGTTTTTAGTGAAAAAGATGGGATGGCCGTCGGTAATGATTGCGAAATCACCAGTGGTCACGTGTTACAGTTTGGAGAAGAGATTTATACCCCAGTGTTCAGTTGTTAAAGTTTTGTTGCTGAAAGGATGATAAACGGGATTGAAAATGTGAGTTTGGGTTCTGTGTTGGTGCCTCCGGAGAAGTGCTTCTTGGAGAGGTTTGTGGCCAGATATATAGATGAAGTTCCTCAGTTATTGAGTGTGTATCAAGGAAGAGTTGAAGTCCAGGATGTATGATGTTCGAAGGTCAAAAGAGGTTGGATATTCGTTGTAACTTGAGACGCCTTGATGTAGTATCGTAGATGTAGTTCTGTTCAATTCCATTGGTAGCAGCTAACTTTTGGCTCAGCATTGTAAGTTTTTGTTCTTAACTAGTGTTCTATATTTCTCTAGAAATGAATTCATTGAGATTTGACCTGCTCCTCTCTGTGATTGTGGTGCTTTCAACTTTAAGATTGATTGTTTTTTCTTACTTTGCTCTTATGGGAATTGCCTTCGATAGAATGTACACATATGTTGCTTCTATTGGCGTTCAATCTTAATCTGTTGTGGCGATGAAGGAATGAAAAAACTTGCAACTCTGTgcaatatgtgtgtgtgtgtaagggGGTAAGGAACTAGCAGTGGCTGTGCAGCTGAAGTTGTCCAGTAACTCCAAGTGTATAGAATGTACGCATATTTTGACGTAATTTGTCCAGTTTCATGATTTTCCCTTGAAACTGTCATTCGGTCTTATTTTATTCTTTGAAACTGTCATTTTGGTCTTGTTCAGTCTCGATTCACACTATTTTCATCCATTCCGTCAAATAGAGGTTAAATTAAGTAGCAAGTGCATTACATTTTTGACAAAGACGGACGGGGATTTGAACTACCGTTGTCAAAAATAGAATTGGGATTGTTTTAGATTGTAGGTAAAAAGTTGTGCTTTTGGCGAGAgtcgaaattaaaacttttcacttacaaatgacgTAGTATCAAGTGGCACAAAAATAGCAAAGTTAGACAAAACCAACTTCAGaaaataaatgagactaaaagACGAGCGGAGCTGAGATAATAGGAGGGAGAGCGAGGAAGTGACCAATTTGTTCCGTCTGCTACGAGAAGTCTTAGGGAAAAATAGAACAGCCGTGGATTGGATTGAATGACAATCCAACGGCTCTCAAGCCTCTTTAATTGCGTAGCATCCAATTCGAGACGCAGTATTGAAGCAAAATGTAAAATACGGAGCCAAAAGCCCATCTTCCCCGATCAAACCACAAACCATCATCCCAATTGCAAATTTGAAATCGGTCGGCTATTGACATGGTGGGGCTCTACAAATTGAAGGCAGTCACCCTCCTCAGATTGGGTTACCCGCAATCTTCTTCTTCCAGCGTCGCTGCTTCCACATTTAAACGATTTGTTGTTGGAGATGTAAAACCCTCACATTTTCCTCTTCAAAATCTGCTACTCTGCAGACATTTCACCTCAGAAATCTCAGAAACCCACCACGATTTCACAGTCAATTACCTCATAAACTCATGTGGGCTGTCCCCAGAAGGTGCGATTTTATCATCTAAGTGGGTCAAGTTGCGATCCCCCAAAACAGCAGACTCCGTTTTGTCCTTTCTCAGAAACCATGGATTCTCTGAGACCCAGATCTCCAAGATGGTCAGGTCACGCCCAAAACTTCTTAAGTCCAGTCCGGAGAAAACCCTTTTGCCAAAGCTCAAGTTTTTCGCTTCTACTGGAGTTTCAAAGGAGCACCTTGCAAAAACTCTGACATTTGAACCGATTCTTTTGTCTTTGAGCCTGGAGAACCGGATTGCACCCACTTATGATTTCCTTAGGAGTCTGCTTTCTCAGAAAAATGTCGTTTCCGTTTTAAGGCGCGGCTCCTGGATTTTCGCAGAAGGCCACTCCAAGAATGTTGCGCCAAATATTGAGGTTCTGAAACAATTAGGTATGCCCCAATCCAGCATTTCTCTGTTGCTTCTTTATCATCCCAACACATTTACATTGAAACCTAAAGAGCTTAGTGAACTTGTGGACGAGGTTAAGCAAATGGGTTTTGATCTGCAAAACACCACTTCGGTGAAGGCAATATACGCATTGGGTGGTAGCAATAGGTCTGTATGGAATCGATGTCGCGAAGTTTATAAGAGGTGGGGTTGGTCTGAGGATGATGTTCTCTCTGCTTTCAAGAGGCAGCCACTGTGTATGATTATCTCAGAGAAGAAATTAATGCGAACACTGGAGTTTTTAGTGAAAGAGATGGGGTGGTCTTCAAAAACGATTGTGAAAACCCCACTGGTCCTCAATTTCAGTTTCGAGAAGAGATTGGTTCCAAGATGTTCAGTTGTTAAAGTTTTGTTGCTGAAAGGACTGATAAACGGGATTGAAAATGTGGGTTTGCGTTCTTTGTTGAAGCCTGTGGAGAAGTGCTTCTTGGAGAGGTTTGTGGCCAGATACATAGATGAAGTACCTCAGTTATTGAGTGTGTATCACGGAAGAGTTGCAGTCCAGGATGTATTATGTACGTAGGTCAAACGAGGTTAGATATTGTTCTAATTTGAGAATCCTTGATGCAGTATCGGAGATGCAGTGCTGTTCATTTCCATTGGTAGCAGCTAACTTTTAACTagtgttttatttttctctagAAATGAATTCAGTTGTTAATTGTTTGTTTGTCTTAGCATTTCATTGTCTAGCTACTTTAGTTATATATCTACTTTCTTATCTGAGATTTGACCTGCTCCTCTCCCTGTGATTTTGGTGCTTTCAACTTAAGATTGATTGTTCCTGACTTTGTTCGTCTGGGAATTGTCTTCGATAGATTGTATGCATATGTTGCTTCTATTGGCATTCGATCTAATCTATTGTGGCGATGAAGGAATGAAAAAACTTGCAACTCCGTGCAACATATGTGTGGGCGCGCCTGTTCGttctttaatttgtaatttggaATCTCACCAATTTAGTTTTATCCACTGCACTTGGTAATAGATTGAATTGAACCACGCCACAATCAACGATGGTTGTGAAATAAGAGAAGATGAATTGCATGTCACACTCATATGTAATTAGAACATTATTTAAGGGAATAGTTTTTAGTATACAAGACATACCCTTGAAAATACAATGCCAAAGCTGCTACCAGTTGTAGTGCTGCATCAAGTGGCTGGAATTTGC encodes the following:
- the LOC126599405 gene encoding uncharacterized protein LOC126599405: MDRDRRSERERGRGRSGDLSTFAADPRFHESGRGGTVREKHGGPSGLADPARTTQTVSPPSSYSSFLCLWNRLIYSKRIDSSEMVFRLVRFVRVRLMIVEASDTQTATSNPLRSLFPKALPLICHQARILGLNAKCFLKIGGCCLMSIKVCVALIIVLKTANILFQLIFLGYSASFHL
- the LOC126599238 gene encoding uncharacterized protein LOC126599238 translates to MVGLYKLKAVTLLRLGYPQSSSSSVAASTFKRFVVGDVKPSHFPLQNLLLCRHFTSEISETHHDFTVNYLINSCGLSPEGAILSSKWVKLRSPKTADSVLSFLRNHGFSETQISKMVRSRPKLLKSSPEKTLLPKLKFFASTGVSKEHLAKTLTFEPILLSLSLENRIAPTYDFLRSLLSQKNVVSVLRRGSWIFAEGHSKNVAPNIEVLKQLGMPQSSISLLLLYHPNTFTLKPKELSELVDEVKQMGFDLQNTTSVKAIYALGGSNRSVWNRCREVYKRWGWSEDDVLSAFKRQPLCMIISEKKLMRTLEFLVKEMGWSSKTIVKTPLVLNFSFEKRLVPRCSVVKVLLLKGLINGIENVGLRSLLKPVEKCFLERFVARYIDEVPQLLSVYHGRVAVQDVLCT